In Oryza brachyantha chromosome 1, ObraRS2, whole genome shotgun sequence, the following are encoded in one genomic region:
- the LOC102715806 gene encoding mitotic spindle checkpoint protein MAD1 has protein sequence MILRTPPQRKRRANSDVDADIDLDLVAAAANVRSPVSDRRLVVYDHPTALVAAGVPGEPMDDMVCTYHCRQMVKSEFMVALDTAEKQVQEYRATLDALEERLSKSEDERTACQDKLNYVEQELAATKGRESALQERLLKEVGDFHERYRDQIKKIGELEAQLQKEIDSRIAAESLSTSAKESVKELEGNLQRLSEKSEREKKALKKELSYLQDDTKLSVSKLNAEVERMRLKAQNSEDEAKLLNEQLDDLKKQLDESVREKNEMEHKLLNCSVLSDQRTPSDDKKLIKLLQEELRNHEKEVDEARRLKSTHTNAELLKEKLLEEQGRRERVEKELSKLQEIEAKAQKLELELATCTRLLSNIPDVSSFGDIPQKISDLQKQALTNLNKVGEVTSQLKELKVALEFADLSKQRAEGEATLAKERAESSTREVKRLELLLAVVSEERDRLRKDHAMSKSRDGDDASSKNMESDLSRMEKVVRELEDTIRDQRELINQQHTELNLMNEKLSIESRKAKSLERDGDQLRSQVALLESKLGHGDYSASSTKVLRMVNTLAVDNEAKQTIEALQAELKKTKERLQAVEELKGQTDVGTVVDANIAEKLAQLKNQIATLEKREERYKAVFAERISVFRKACCSLFGYKIVMNDQQQSNGIPVTRFILQSVYAQSDDEKLEFDYESGSTNIVVNDYTSQHEIPQQVDIFIRKMNSIPAFTANLTMESFNKRSIYGKYIPFASTQGLFLSDTLISSSQLLKALTTPERQPQPEKKPPRTRAPLPGKAVVALCVASFLVGLLLSGRAPMLLLPTGSSPPVSNYKTPSGCEMKRAKLGESNPTDIMNDVSRTHHAIQSLDKAVSSLEIELAVERARSSAAGAGAAVSSMVPQKAFVVIGINTAFSSKKRRDSLRDTWVPRGEKLRRLEKEKGVVIRFVIGRSCAAGDGALDRAVDAEEAETNDFLRLDHVEGYHELSSKTRIYFTAAVATWDADFYVKVDDDVHVNLGMLTSRLAKYRTRPRVYVGCMKSGPVLSQKGVKYHEPEYWKFGDEGNKYFRHATGQIYAVSKDLAAYISINQPILHRFANEDVSLGAWLIGLEVEHVDDRSMCCATPPDCEWKKRAGNVCVASFDWSCSGVCKSVDRMKHIHKACGEGQGAIWSVAT, from the exons ATGATCCTCCGGACTCCACCGCAGCGGAAGCGTCGTGCCAACTCCGACGTAGACGCCGACATCGACCTcgacctcgtcgccgccgccgccaacgtcCGGAGCCCCGTTTCTGACCGCCGCCTTGTGGTTTACGACCATCCCACCGCCCTCGTAGCCGCTGGCGTCCCTGGGGAGCCCATGGATGACATGGTCTGCACGTATCACTGCCGTCAAATG GTGAAATCGGAATTTATGGTGGCACTGGACACTGCAGAGAAGCAAGTTCAGGAATATCGAGCCACACTCGATGCTCTAGAGGAACGATTATCCAAGAGTG AGGATGAGAGGACAGCATGCCAGGACAAATTGAATTATGTTGAGCAAGAACTGGCAGCAACGAAAGGTCGGGAAAGTGCACTGCAAGAGCGACTGTTAAAGGAAGTGGGTGACTTTCATGAGCGTTACCGTGATCAAATCAAGAAGATAGGGGAACTTGAG GCGCAGCTGCAAAAAGAGATTGATTCTCGAATTGCTGCTGAATCATTGTCAACATCTGCAAAGGAGTCAGTCAAGGAGTTGGAGGGGAATTTGCAGCGTTTGTCTGAAAAATCAGAAAGGGAGAAGAAAGCCCTTAAGAAGGAACTTTCATATTTGCAGGATGACACAAAATTATCTGTTTCTAAACTAAATGCTGAG GTTGAAAGAATGAGACTCAAGGCACAAAACTCTGAGGATGAAgcaaagttgttgaatgaACAGTTGGATGACTTGAAAAAGCAACTAGATGAG AGTGTTCGCGAAAAGAATGAGATGGAACACAAGCTATTGAATTGCAGTGTTTTATCTGATCAACGTACTCCATCAGATGATAAGAAGTTGATAAAGCTTTTGCAGGAGGAGCTCCGGAATCAT GAAAAAGAAGTTGATGAAGCTAGAAGGCTGAAGTCTACCCACACGAATGCTGAGTTgcttaaagaaaaattattgGAGGAGCAGGGGCGCAGGGAGAGAGTAGAAAAGGAACTATCTAAGCTGCAGGAAATTGAAGCTAAAGCACAGAAGTTGGAACTTGAATTAGCAACATGCACAAGATTGCTCAGCAACATACCTGATGTATCTTCTTTTGGTGATATACCTCAAAAGATCTCAGATTTGCAGAA GCAAGCAttgacaaatttaaataaagttGGTGAGGTAACATCACAGTTGAAAGAATTAAAGGTTGCTTTGGAATTCGCTGATCTTAGCAAGCAACGGGCAGAAGGTGAAGCAACCCTTGCCAAAGAGAGGGCTGAAAGCTCTACTAGGGAGGTCAAGCGGCTTGAACTTCTG CTTGCTGTTGTAAGTGAAGAAAGGGATAGATTAAGAAAGGACCATGCGATGTCAAAATCTAGGGATGGAGATGATGCATCATCAAag AATATGGAATCAGATCTATCTCGAATGGAAAAGGTAGTAAGGGAACTGGAGGACACCATACGTGACCAAAGagagttaattaatcaacagCACACTGAGCTCAATTTGATGAATGAAAAATTGAGCATTGAATCAAGAAAAGCAAAATCATTAGAGCGAGATGGAGATCAATTACGCTCACAGGTGGCTTTACTTGAGTCAAAG TTGGGTCATGGGGATTACTCTGCCTCTAGCACAAAAGTATTGCGTATGGTAAATACTCTTGCAGTGGACAATGAAGCAAAGCAGACTATAGAGGCATTGCAAGCTGaattgaagaaaacaaaagagaggCTACAAGCAGTTGAAGAACTAAAAGGACAAACTG ATGTTGGAACCGTGGTTGATGCAAATATTGCTGAAAAGCTAGCACagcttaaaaatcaaattgccACCCTAGAGAAACGTGAAGAAAG ATATAAGGCAGTATTTGCAGAGAGAATCTCAGTTTTCCGAAAGGCTTGCTGCTCACTCTTTGGTTATAAG ATTGTGATGAATGATCAGCAACAGTCAAATGGGATCCCTGTAACACGTTTTATTCTGCAATCAGTTTACGCCCAAAGTGATGATGAGAAGCTTGAGTTTGACTATGAATCTGGAAGCACCAATATTGTG GTCAATGACTACACTTCTCAACATGAGATTCCTCAGCAG GTCGATATTttcataagaaaaatgaattcCATCCCAGCCTTCACAGCTAACCTGACAATGGAATCCTTCAACAAGAGAAGTATCT ATGGAAAATATATTCCTTTTGCAAGCACTCAGGGCTTGTTTCTTTCTGATACACTTATCAGTTCATCACAGCTTCTCAAG GCGCTGACGACGCCGGAGCGGCAGCCGCAGCCGGAGAAGAAGCCGCCAAGGACGAGGGCGCCGCTGCCGGGGAAGGCCGTGGTCGCGCTGTGCGTGGCGAGCTTCCTCGTGGGCTTGCTGCTCAGCGGCCGGGCGCCGATGCTGCTACTACCGAcgggctcgtcgccgccggtgagcaactACAAGACCCCCTCTGGCTGCGAGATGAAACGCGCT AAGCTAGGCGAGAGCAATCCAACGGACATCATGAACGATGTGTCGAGGACTCACCACGCGATCCA GTCCCTGGACAAGGCGGTGTCTTCCCTGGAGATAGAGCTAGCCGTGGAGCGCGCgaggagcagcgccgccggcgccggcgcggccgtctCATCCATGGTGCCGCAGAAGGCCTTCGTCGTGATCGGCATCAACACCGCCTTCAGCAGCAAGAAGCGCCGCGACTCCCTCCGCGACACCTGGGTCCCCAGAG gggAGAAGCTGAGGAGgctggagaaggagaaggggGTCGTGATCCGGTTCGTGATCGGGCGCAGCtgcgcggcgggcgacgggGCGCTGGACCGCGCGGtggacgcggaggaggcggagaccaACGACTTCCTGCGGCTGGATCACGTGGAGGGCTACCACGAGCTATCCTCCAAGACAAGGATCtacttcaccgccgccgtcgccacctggGACGCCGACTTCTACGTCAaggtcgacgacgacgtccaCGTCAACCTTG GGATGCTGACGAGTAGGCTGGCCAAGTACAGGACCCGGCCGAGGGTGTACGTCGGCTGCATGAAGTCCGGACCTGTTCTGTCGCAGAA AGGAGTGAAGTACCACGAGCCGGAGTACTGGAAGTTCGGGGACGAGGGGAACAAGTACTTCCGCCACGCCACGGGCCAAATCTACGCCGTTTCCAAGGATCTTGCCGCCTACATCTCCATCAACCA GCCGATCCTGCACAGGTTCGCGAACGAGGACGTCTCCCTCGGCGCGTGGCTCATCGGGCTCGAGGTCGAGCACGTCGACGACCGCAGCATGTGCTGCGCCACGCCTCCAG ATTGCGAGTGGAAGAAGCGAGCCGGGAACGTGTGCGTGGCGTCGTTCGATTGGTCGTGCAGTGGGGTCTGCAAGTCAGTGGACAGGATGAAGCACATCCACAAGGCCTGCGGCGAAGGACAGGGTGCAATCTGGAGCGTCGCCACGTGA
- the LOC102716460 gene encoding PHD finger protein At1g33420: MVVNSRPLKRARTRVEARDFEGFPPAGDGGAAGTFREAVRGFLARYARLLPLPSIFSPAAAAAPPHLLTWRVSLRVGEEGDEEGGGAAVELNVVEEDVLRSRSVYCDQCRVVGWSGHPVCGKRYHFIIENDNSQVCGRRHSCCLRCGTPTVAGESRCLLCNFDMEGEELEECGYLHLDDNTHLLHAVVHANGYGHLLRVNGREGGSKCLTGRDIMSFWDRLCKVLHTRKVTVMDISKKHGMEYRLLHAITSGHPWYGEWGYKFGAGSFGLSSDTYQEAVDMLSSIQLSLYFSHRQPIRTPLQNTIALYWALADRQLVTVRDLFRFIMHLLHQARKNEISKPTTDEHKEVASNVLCKWTKDDVDRAEAAMLKVLRAVQTGQWVSWRALRGASSKAVDSQELLDSSLRGLGGKLMDDGHIIAVRCNAETSAIEYRLEDYSSQSPVNTTVFGPSVDHLLHDLKFLYNALLNPEIMLSSQPEVIAASSHSAAAKILDCKQFIKHYDEHTPRAPLNPFLLSVRCSIELLDHPKDYTAPPVELVLLPASATLAELKIQATRAFQETYLMFQSFQVEQLPDFPNFSDTTLVKHVLGSNQLVRVRGRCTGDNRRIVQFRMERGLENWTVDCTCGAKDDDGERMMACDVCGVWQHTRCSGISDLDDVPEKFICRKCASPRRGKGHGGGGGNGGSRMDVSAAGRCKDEIGSSVGGAGKFGHMATVG; the protein is encoded by the exons ATGGTGGTGAACAGCCGGCCGCTGAAGAGGGCGAGGACGCGGGTGGAGGCCAGGGACTTCGAGGGGTTCCCGCCGGCCGGGGACGGCGGTGCGGCCGGGACGTTCCGGGAGGCGGTGAGGGGGTTCCTTGCGAGGTACGCGCGGCTGCTGCCTCTCCCCTCCATcttctcgccggcggccgcggccgcacCGCCGCATCTGTTGACGTGGAGGGTGTCGCtgcgggtcggcgaggagggggacgaggagggcggtggcgccgccgtggagcTCAACGTCGTCGAGGAGGATGTGCTCCGATCGCGATCTGTGTATTGTGACCAGTGCAGAGTCGTAG GATGGAGTGGTCACCCTGTCTGCGGGAAGCGGTACCATTTCATCATCGAGAACGACAACAGCCAGGTGTGCGGCAGGCGCCATAGCTGCTGCCTCCGCTGCGGGACTCCCACGGTCGCTGGAGAATCAAG ATGCCTCTTGTGCAACTTTGACATGGAGGGTGAGGAGCTGGAGGAGTGCGGGTACCTTCATCTGGATGACAACACTCACTTGCTGCACGCTGTGGTGCATGCAAATGGCTATGGCCATCTTCTGAGGGTGAATGGCCGGGAAGGTGGCTCTAAATGCCTTACGGGGCGTGATATAATGAGCTTCTGGGATCGCTTATGCAAGGTGCTACATACGAG GAAGGTCACTGTCATGGACATATCCAAGAAGCACGGAATGGAATACAGGCTTCTGCATGCCATCACAAGTGGCCATCCTTGGTATGGTGAATGGGGATACAAGTTTGGAGCTGGTAGCTTTGGACTAAGCTCTGATACCTACCAAGAGGCAGTGGATATGCTTTCCAGTATACAACTGTCGCTGTACTTCTCACATCGACAGCCCATTCGGACCCCTCTACAGAACACGATAGCTCTGTATTGGGCACTCGCTGACCGCCAGCTTGTGACTGTCCGGGACCTCTTCCGGTTCATAATGCACCTGCTTCATCAAGCACGCAAGAATGAGATATCAAAACCCACAACTGATGAACACAAAGAGGTTGCATCTAATGTGCTATGCAAGTGGACAAAAGATGATGTTGATCGGGCAGAAGCTGCAATGCTTAAGGTCCTACGGGCTGTTCAAACTGGACAGTGGGTATCATGGCGTGCTCTTAGGGGAGCTTCATCGAAGGCTGTTGATTCACAGGAGCTACTTGACTCTTCCCTTCGAGGACTGGGTGGAAAACTGATGGACGACGGCCATATCATTGCTGTCCGCTGCAATGCTGAGACGAGCGCAATAGAATACAG GCTTGAAGATTACTCCAGTCAGTCACCAGTTAACACTACTGTGTTTGGGCCCTCTGTTGATCATCTTCTGCATGATCTGAAGTTCCTCTATAACGCTCTGCTGAACCCAGAAATCATGTTATCTTCACAGCCAGAGGTTATAGCTGCATCATCGCACAGTGCGGCAGCAAAGATTCTCGACTGCAAGCAGTTCATCAAACATTACGATGAGCACACCCCACGGGCTCCTTTGAACCCATTCCTGCTCTCCGTGAGATGTTCAATTGAACTGCTTGATCACCCAAAAGACTACACTGCACCACCGGTGGAACTTGTGCTTTTACCAGCAAGTGCTACCCTTGCTGAACTGAAAATACAGGCTACAAGGGCCTTCCAAGAAACATACCTCATGTTCCAAAGCTTTCAGGTTGAACAGCTCCCTGACTTCCCAAATTTCAGTGACACAACCCTTGTGAAGCATGTGCTTGGCTCAAACCAGCTTGTGCGGGTAAGAGGAAGGTGCACTGGGGACAATCGAAGAATTGTGCAGTTCAGGATGGAGAGAGGTTTGGAGAACTGGACGGTGGACTGCACATGTGGTGCCAAGGACGATGATGGCGAGAGGATGATGGCATGCGATGTTTGTGGAGTTTGGCAGCACACCAGGTGTTCAGGGATTAGTGATCTTGATGACGTCCCTGAAAAATTCATCTGCCGGAAGTGTGCTAGTCCACGCAGAGGAAAGGGTCATGGTGGCGGAGGTGGCAATGGTGGCAGCAGAATGGATGTAAGCGCTGCAGGGAGGTGCAAGGATGAGATAGGATCATCTGTTGGCGGTGCAGGCAAATTTGGACACATGGCAACTGTTGGGTGA
- the LOC102716738 gene encoding uncharacterized protein LOC102716738 — protein MDGYCNLVSSPRVASGAVEESKWEGVAVGAAALVRNLSSASQRFRAVERSRSTSGGGGGLQAVVRRAFSMRRQPSSFTDGYWRIHDDMDGDAAGEHQEHAAYEEAEQKRVGEQNHATSKKDRTTKKKGRIFKACRKLLGF, from the coding sequence ATGGATGGCTACTGCAACCTCGTCTCGTCGCCTCGGGTTGCCAGCGGCGCCGTGGAGGAGAGCAAATGGGAGGGGGTGGccgtcggggcggcggcgctggtgaGGAACCTGTCGTCGGCGTCCCAGAGGTTCAGGGCCGTGGAGAGGAGCAGGTCgacgtccggcggcggcggcgggctgcaGGCCGTGGTGCGGAGGGCGTTCTCCATGAGGAGGCAGCCGTCCAGCTTCACGGACGGGTACTGGAGGATCCACGACGACATGGACGGCGACGCAGCTGGCGAGCATCAGGAACACGCGGCGTACGAGGAAGCGGAGCAGAAAAGAGTGGGCGAGCAGAATCACGCGACGAGCAAGAAGGACAGGACCACGAAGAAGAAAGGCAGGATCTTCAAGGCGTGCAGGAAGCTTCTTGGATTCTGA
- the LOC102717020 gene encoding uncharacterized protein LOC102717020: protein MSGFGQRSRPWPGEPSPVAAAADAGGEASTTLRDFGTSMDAISFGFAATAILISMFLLMAIFEHLIKPHVFPPDGSLAGAALRPARRRHGLSPGKLRSPPMVETVLQAADLSVLMPGQRYPTYLAQPSPLPLPPPCPREGVRWPPHDDDDHHHHSYMPP, encoded by the exons ATGAGCGGGTTTGGGCAGAGGTCGAGGCCCTGGCCAGGggagccgtcgccggtcgccgcggcggctgacgcgggcggcgaggcgtCGACGACGCTCAGGGACTTCGGCACGTCGATGGACGCCATCTCCTTCGGGTTCGCGGCCACGGCCATCCTCATCTCCATGTTCCTCCTCATGGCCATCTTCGAGCACCTCATCAAGCCCCACGTGTTCCCGCCGGACGgctccctcgccggcgccgccctccgccccgcccgccgccggcacggCCTCTCTCCCGGCAAGCTCCGGAGCCCGCCCATG GTGGAGACGGTGCTGCAGGCGGCGGACCTGTCCGTGCTGATGCCGGGGCAGCGGTACCCGACGTACCTGgcgcagccgtcgccgctgccgctgccgccgccgtgccccagGGAAGGGGTGCGCTGGCCGccacacgacgacgacgaccaccaccaccattccTACATGCCACCATGA